The following are encoded together in the Campylobacteraceae bacterium genome:
- a CDS encoding NADH-quinone oxidoreductase subunit J: MIDIVFLALSFFAIGGALAMLLNHNPMYSALGLLICVLSIAGLFALLSATFLFMVQLIVYAGAIMTLVIFLLMFLNINEEDMPKEPNKHKYMIMAAVVMIPFNLVIIKAVSNLPNADLSIVPEGFGGIKDVGMHLYTDWLLSFELISILLLVALIGAVVLAKKKKSRRAE; this comes from the coding sequence ATGATTGATATTGTATTTTTAGCATTGAGTTTTTTCGCAATTGGTGGAGCACTTGCAATGTTATTAAACCATAATCCTATGTACAGTGCGCTTGGATTATTAATTTGTGTTTTAAGTATTGCAGGTTTATTTGCACTCTTAAGCGCAACTTTCCTTTTCATGGTTCAGCTTATCGTTTACGCAGGTGCAATTATGACTCTGGTAATCTTTTTATTAATGTTTTTAAATATTAATGAAGAAGACATGCCAAAAGAACCTAATAAACATAAATATATGATAATGGCAGCTGTTGTGATGATTCCTTTTAATTTAGTAATTATAAAAGCTGTTTCAAACCTTCCAAATGCTGATTTATCAATAGTACCAGAAGGGTTTGGTGGGATTAAAGATGTAGGAATGCATTTATATACCGATTGGCTTTTGTCTTTTGAACTTATTTCTATTTTGCTTTTGGTTGCTTTAATTGGTGCCGTAGTTTTAGCTAAAAAGAAAAAATCAAGAAGGGCTGAATAA
- a CDS encoding (2Fe-2S)-binding protein yields the protein MSEMVKIIINDKEMEAEVGSLLIDKLLDENIHIPHFCYHKSLGKDGNCRMCMVEIKGQKRPQISCDTFVSAGMEVSTVSENIMQVRKDILELQLLNHPIDCPTCDQAGECKLQDFYMESGFYSSRMELNKKNHARKREDLGANVMLDQERCVLCTRCVRFCSDVTGTNELGVVARADHSVIATFPGMKLHNPYAMNVVDLCPVGALTSKDFRFQQRVWFLESFKAICNGCSKGCNIDVDHRKEKYKDDIIFRFRPRHNDAVNGYFMCDEGRLSYKKNQDNRVEVALINKKEVEENTALAVLYKELSTNKNSLILVGPNLSLEELSNTQAFAKSIGANISGYSPTYIDESFGDDYLKDNDKAANRAAFFELGISQSQEDFKAHLKSSKLVVILENNYFDENLKELDQKKIISCFANTCTTVEHSSVVIPMASFYEKNGTYINKDGIKQKVISGMNKDKYLMNASTLIENIQSMLEKGNI from the coding sequence ATGAGTGAAATGGTAAAAATAATAATTAATGATAAGGAAATGGAAGCAGAAGTTGGTAGTTTACTAATTGATAAATTATTAGATGAAAATATTCATATTCCTCATTTTTGTTATCACAAATCCCTTGGTAAAGATGGTAATTGCCGAATGTGTATGGTGGAAATCAAAGGTCAGAAACGACCTCAGATTTCCTGTGATACTTTTGTTAGCGCTGGTATGGAAGTATCAACTGTTAGCGAAAACATCATGCAAGTAAGAAAAGACATACTTGAACTTCAATTATTAAATCATCCCATTGACTGTCCAACCTGTGATCAAGCAGGGGAATGTAAATTACAAGATTTTTATATGGAATCTGGTTTTTACAGCTCAAGAATGGAATTAAATAAAAAGAATCATGCTAGAAAAAGAGAAGACTTAGGTGCTAATGTTATGTTAGACCAAGAAAGATGTGTCCTTTGTACAAGATGTGTACGATTTTGTTCTGATGTAACAGGAACAAATGAATTAGGCGTAGTAGCAAGGGCAGATCATTCTGTAATCGCAACTTTCCCTGGAATGAAATTGCATAATCCTTATGCAATGAATGTAGTAGACTTATGCCCAGTTGGAGCACTAACTTCTAAAGATTTTAGATTTCAACAAAGAGTATGGTTTTTAGAATCTTTTAAAGCTATTTGTAATGGTTGTTCTAAGGGCTGTAATATAGATGTAGACCATAGAAAAGAAAAATACAAAGATGATATTATTTTTAGATTTAGACCCAGACATAATGATGCTGTAAATGGTTATTTTATGTGTGACGAGGGAAGATTATCGTATAAAAAAAATCAAGACAATAGAGTAGAAGTAGCATTAATTAATAAAAAAGAAGTAGAAGAGAATACTGCTTTAGCTGTTTTATATAAAGAACTTTCTACTAATAAAAATTCATTAATTTTAGTAGGACCTAATTTAAGTTTAGAAGAATTAAGTAATACTCAAGCTTTTGCTAAAAGTATAGGCGCTAATATTTCTGGATATTCCCCAACATATATAGATGAAAGTTTTGGAGATGATTATTTAAAAGACAATGATAAAGCAGCCAACAGAGCAGCCTTTTTTGAATTAGGTATTTCTCAATCGCAAGAAGATTTTAAAGCTCATCTTAAAAGTTCAAAACTAGTTGTGATTTTAGAGAACAATTATTTTGATGAAAACTTAAAAGAACTAGACCAAAAGAAAATTATATCTTGTTTTGCTAATACTTGTACAACGGTTGAACATTCAAGTGTTGTTATTCCAATGGCATCATTTTATGAGAAAAATGGAACCTATATTAATAAAGATGGAATCAAACAAAAAGTTATATCTGGGATGAATAAAGATAAATATTTAATGAATGCTTCTACTTTAATAGAAAATATTCAATCTATGTTAGAAAAAGGAAATATATGA
- the nuoL gene encoding NADH-quinone oxidoreductase subunit L, with the protein MESGLIIWIILAPLLGALLNGGLYFYHITQRAIPQRLFSLIGTLSPILGFVFTFILFLDMKETGNVYSQDLFTWLEVGNLYISMKLLADNLSIFMAMFVTFVGSLIHIYAIGYMHKDPGFGKFFAYFNLFLASMLILVLADNPIVLFIGWEGVGVCSYLLIKFYYGKAENVKAANKAFIVNRVGDLGFLLGVVTLFFAVGEGDMSFSSLEANIGNASSELLVLSGVLLFVGAMGKSAQIPLFTWLPDAMAGPTPISALIHAATMVTAGIYMVARFHFLYEGVEGVGIYIAYVGAASALFAAVIACKQQDIKKILAYSTMSQLGYMFIGVGLGYYSSGLFHVFTHAFFKAMLFMGAGGIIIAVHHHQNIFKIAQERVNLPIISATFLVGVIAISGIPPFSGFFSKDAILAAAFAEGEYLIWAVGMFTAFLTAFYMFRLYFILFVAPNKKVGNPYVYTSKTITIPLAILALGAIGAGFLNLPSVLWGEHLVDTWLLQLNSKVLHMSHLTEWILMILSVGVASAGIYVSYKKYANFDVFKPESEEGLIANKFYVDEFYDKTLVKPIQKLSVFIDKVVDTKIIDGFIMGTCNKFVEFGKIVGTLQTANVRFYAAFMLVGMSSIFIYLYISLGL; encoded by the coding sequence ATGGAATCTGGTTTAATTATTTGGATTATTTTAGCTCCATTATTAGGTGCTTTATTAAATGGCGGATTATATTTTTATCATATAACACAAAGAGCAATACCTCAAAGATTGTTTTCACTCATTGGAACTCTTAGCCCTATTTTAGGTTTTGTTTTTACATTCATTTTATTTTTAGATATGAAAGAAACAGGGAATGTCTACTCTCAAGATTTATTTACCTGGTTAGAAGTTGGTAATCTTTATATTTCTATGAAATTATTAGCAGATAATTTGTCTATTTTTATGGCAATGTTTGTTACTTTTGTTGGTTCTTTAATTCATATTTATGCCATTGGTTATATGCATAAAGATCCTGGATTTGGAAAGTTTTTTGCGTATTTCAACCTTTTCTTAGCATCTATGTTAATTTTAGTATTAGCTGATAACCCTATTGTATTATTTATAGGATGGGAAGGCGTAGGAGTTTGTTCTTATTTACTTATTAAATTTTATTATGGAAAAGCAGAAAATGTTAAAGCTGCTAATAAAGCTTTTATTGTAAACAGAGTTGGAGATTTAGGATTTTTATTAGGAGTTGTTACTTTATTTTTTGCAGTGGGAGAAGGAGATATGTCTTTTTCTTCATTAGAAGCAAATATTGGAAATGCAAGTTCTGAGTTGTTAGTACTTTCAGGCGTACTTCTTTTTGTAGGAGCTATGGGGAAATCAGCACAAATTCCTTTATTTACCTGGCTTCCAGATGCAATGGCAGGACCTACTCCTATATCTGCTTTAATACATGCAGCTACTATGGTAACTGCTGGTATTTATATGGTTGCAAGATTTCACTTTTTATACGAAGGTGTTGAAGGTGTTGGAATTTATATTGCTTATGTGGGAGCTGCTTCAGCACTTTTTGCAGCGGTTATTGCATGCAAACAACAAGATATTAAAAAAATACTTGCTTATTCTACTATGAGTCAATTAGGTTATATGTTTATTGGTGTGGGTCTTGGATATTATTCTTCTGGATTATTTCATGTTTTCACCCATGCATTTTTTAAAGCTATGTTATTTATGGGTGCGGGTGGTATTATTATTGCCGTTCATCATCATCAAAATATTTTTAAAATTGCACAAGAAAGAGTTAATCTTCCTATAATTTCTGCTACTTTTTTGGTGGGAGTTATAGCTATTTCAGGTATTCCTCCTTTTTCAGGATTTTTCTCCAAAGATGCTATTTTAGCGGCCGCTTTTGCAGAAGGCGAATATTTAATTTGGGCAGTAGGAATGTTTACTGCTTTTTTAACTGCTTTTTATATGTTTAGATTGTATTTTATACTTTTTGTAGCTCCTAATAAAAAAGTAGGAAACCCTTATGTTTATACCTCTAAAACAATAACTATTCCTTTAGCTATTTTAGCCCTTGGTGCAATTGGTGCAGGGTTTTTAAACCTTCCTTCTGTTTTATGGGGTGAGCATTTAGTTGATACATGGTTACTTCAACTTAACTCAAAAGTATTACACATGTCCCATCTAACTGAGTGGATATTAATGATTTTATCTGTAGGAGTTGCCAGTGCTGGTATTTATGTTTCATATAAAAAATATGCTAACTTTGATGTATTTAAACCAGAAAGTGAAGAAGGGCTTATTGCTAATAAGTTTTATGTAGATGAGTTTTATGATAAAACATTGGTAAAACCAATACAAAAACTTTCTGTTTTTATTGACAAAGTGGTTGATACCAAGATCATTGATGGTTTTATTATGGGTACTTGTAATAAATTTGTTGAGTTTGGTAAAATAGTTGGTACCTTACAAACTGCTAATGTTAGATTTTATGCTGCTTTCATGCTTGTTGGTATGAGTAGCATCTTTATTTACTTATATATTTCTTTAGGATTGTAA
- a CDS encoding NADH-quinone oxidoreductase subunit M, whose product MSADILTFIIFLPAVTAFALMVTTKNVQAVRNIAFLSTLAILVLVLKLYISFEPQAQMQFVTNVPWIVEYGIRYYIGVDGFSLTILMMIAILIPTAYLLLWDGRTKGYWINMLLVQTGVTGTLLSLDIVLFYFFWEVMLLPVFLMIGIMGTGNKVFTTIKVTVYTMGGSLLMFLAIMYLGVAYFNEFGEWSFQYDKLTEITTLSHTERLYCFFAFVIAFGIKIPLFPLHTWIMDTYKNAPTGAVFLLSSIMAKLGVYAIVRFMIPLFPDIYVEFSTYFVCLGLFGLVYFGIAALKQDDMKRMFAYSSASHLSFIAAGIFSLNSYGINGALYLMIAHAMATGALFLLVGLIHYKTGYKTISDLGGLAKQAPILTFVFAIMLFANVGLPGTNGFVAELLIIFGIYEFNHTLGYIAGFTVVIGASYMLWMFQRAILQDRVGEPLKMSDLKMKEIIGFAPWIVLVFLMGIAPDLFIDKFEPTVTYFLDDILKIGEVK is encoded by the coding sequence ATGAGTGCTGATATTTTAACTTTTATAATATTTCTTCCCGCTGTTACCGCATTTGCTTTAATGGTAACAACAAAAAACGTACAAGCAGTAAGAAATATTGCTTTTTTATCTACTTTAGCAATTTTAGTGCTTGTTTTAAAACTATACATTAGTTTTGAGCCCCAAGCACAAATGCAATTTGTAACCAATGTCCCTTGGATTGTAGAGTATGGTATTAGATACTATATTGGAGTAGATGGATTTTCATTAACTATTTTAATGATGATTGCTATTTTAATTCCAACTGCATATTTATTATTGTGGGATGGACGAACAAAAGGATACTGGATCAATATGTTATTGGTTCAAACAGGTGTTACAGGAACCCTACTTTCTTTAGATATTGTATTGTTTTATTTTTTCTGGGAAGTTATGTTATTACCAGTCTTTTTAATGATTGGTATTATGGGAACAGGAAATAAAGTATTTACAACGATTAAAGTTACTGTTTATACTATGGGTGGTTCTTTATTAATGTTTTTAGCCATTATGTACCTAGGTGTTGCTTATTTTAATGAGTTTGGAGAATGGTCTTTTCAATACGATAAATTAACAGAAATTACAACACTAAGTCATACTGAAAGACTTTATTGTTTTTTTGCATTTGTTATTGCATTTGGAATAAAGATTCCTTTATTTCCTTTACATACTTGGATTATGGATACGTATAAAAATGCTCCTACTGGAGCTGTATTTTTATTATCTTCCATTATGGCAAAACTAGGAGTGTATGCAATTGTACGATTTATGATTCCATTATTTCCAGATATTTATGTTGAGTTCTCAACCTATTTTGTATGTTTAGGTCTTTTTGGTCTCGTTTATTTTGGAATCGCAGCATTAAAACAAGATGATATGAAAAGAATGTTTGCGTATTCATCTGCATCTCACCTTTCTTTTATTGCAGCAGGAATATTTTCATTAAATTCTTACGGGATTAATGGAGCTTTATACTTAATGATTGCACATGCAATGGCAACAGGAGCCTTGTTTTTATTAGTAGGATTAATTCACTATAAAACAGGATATAAAACAATATCAGATTTAGGAGGACTTGCAAAACAAGCCCCTATTTTAACCTTTGTATTTGCCATTATGTTATTTGCAAATGTTGGATTACCAGGAACAAATGGTTTTGTTGCTGAGTTATTAATTATCTTTGGAATTTATGAATTTAATCATACCTTAGGTTATATAGCAGGTTTTACTGTTGTTATTGGGGCTTCTTATATGTTATGGATGTTTCAGCGAGCAATATTACAAGACAGAGTGGGTGAGCCCTTAAAAATGAGTGATTTAAAAATGAAAGAAATTATTGGTTTTGCACCATGGATTGTACTTGTATTTTTAATGGGAATTGCACCAGATTTATTTATTGATAAGTTTGAACCAACAGTAACATACTTTTTAGATGATATATTAAAAATAGGAGAAGTGAAATAA
- the nuoK gene encoding NADH-quinone oxidoreductase subunit NuoK, with the protein MISLTSYAFVSMTLFTIGAIGVVSRRNVFVIYMSIELMLNGINLFLVTFARYHMNLDGQIITIMVIAIAAAEAAIFLSVIILLFRSKKSLDTDMFTELKDKEIK; encoded by the coding sequence ATGATTTCTTTAACATCTTATGCTTTTGTTTCAATGACTTTATTCACTATAGGTGCCATAGGTGTTGTTTCAAGAAGAAATGTTTTTGTAATATATATGTCAATTGAGTTAATGTTAAATGGAATCAATTTATTTTTAGTTACTTTTGCACGATACCATATGAATTTAGATGGACAAATTATAACAATTATGGTTATAGCAATTGCTGCTGCTGAAGCTGCAATATTCTTATCTGTTATTATTTTACTCTTTAGATCTAAAAAATCTTTAGATACAGATATGTTTACAGAACTTAAAGACAAGGAGATCAAATAA
- a CDS encoding NADH-quinone oxidoreductase subunit I, giving the protein MGIKVVKRHGSSLKDKLYLPAIFGGMKTTFKHFSKNLKDTSKIISMAYPEVQPSDITENYRGVHRLTKWDDGSEKCVACYMCATACPAECIFIEAEERFDDKAEKRPTAFSIDLLECVYCGYCVEACPCDAIRMDTGIFSFVASKRSDFLVDKEYLMNNERGKDFPND; this is encoded by the coding sequence ATGGGAATAAAAGTAGTAAAAAGACATGGTAGTAGTCTTAAAGATAAATTGTATCTACCAGCAATCTTTGGCGGAATGAAAACAACCTTTAAACACTTCTCCAAAAATCTTAAAGATACCAGTAAAATTATCTCAATGGCATATCCAGAGGTTCAACCATCTGATATTACAGAAAATTACAGAGGGGTTCACCGTTTAACAAAATGGGATGATGGAAGTGAAAAATGTGTTGCATGTTATATGTGTGCAACTGCCTGCCCTGCTGAATGTATTTTTATAGAAGCAGAAGAAAGATTTGATGATAAAGCAGAAAAAAGACCCACTGCTTTTTCAATTGATTTATTAGAATGTGTTTATTGTGGATACTGTGTAGAAGCCTGTCCATGTGATGCAATTAGAATGGATACTGGAATATTTTCTTTTGTTGCAAGCAAAAGATCAGATTTTTTAGTTGACAAAGAATATTTAATGAACAACGAAAGAGGAAAGGATTTCCCTAATGATTGA
- a CDS encoding citrate synthase, translating to MAKDTFTLTDNRSGKSYEYSILHGTRGPSVVDIRTFYKDSGMFTYDPGYTSTAACESKITFIDGEKSELRYRGYVIADLAGKKSYLDVCYLLMTGKLPNEEESKNFDLEIRHRSFLHEGLIRIFDAFPDHAHPMATLGAATMALATFYKEHLNPQGEEEFREMRRRIVAKMPTIAAMAYRNSIGVPPIYPDVDRYFTENFLYMMRAYPGGKMKNLGNGLTDEIKQVEVDALDAIFTLHADHEQNASTTTVRNVASTEAHPYVAIASGIAALWGAAHGGANEKVMDQLRLIGDVKNVDTYIAKAKDRNDPFRLMGFGHRVYKNRDPRAESLKGLQDQLREELNLDSKLLDIAAAVEEAALKDEYFIKRGLYPNIDFYSGVILTALRIPPEMFTPIFVIGRTVGWITQWSELKQDPTTKIARPRQLYTGK from the coding sequence ATGGCTAAAGATACGTTTACATTAACAGATAATAGAAGTGGTAAAAGTTATGAATACAGTATACTACATGGAACAAGAGGACCTTCTGTAGTTGATATTAGAACATTCTACAAAGATTCAGGAATGTTTACTTATGATCCTGGTTATACATCTACTGCTGCTTGTGAATCAAAAATTACTTTTATTGATGGGGAAAAATCTGAGTTAAGATACAGAGGTTATGTTATTGCAGACTTAGCTGGTAAAAAATCTTACTTAGATGTATGTTATTTATTAATGACGGGAAAACTACCAAATGAAGAAGAATCAAAAAACTTTGATTTAGAAATCAGACATCGGTCTTTTTTACATGAAGGACTAATAAGAATATTTGATGCTTTTCCAGATCACGCACATCCAATGGCTACACTTGGTGCTGCAACTATGGCACTAGCAACATTTTATAAAGAACATTTAAATCCTCAAGGGGAAGAAGAATTCAGAGAAATGAGAAGAAGAATTGTTGCAAAAATGCCAACAATTGCTGCTATGGCATACAGAAATTCTATTGGAGTTCCTCCTATTTATCCTGATGTTGACAGATATTTTACTGAAAACTTCTTATATATGATGAGAGCTTATCCTGGTGGAAAAATGAAAAACCTAGGAAACGGGTTAACAGATGAAATCAAACAAGTAGAAGTAGATGCCCTTGATGCAATTTTTACTTTACATGCTGATCATGAACAAAATGCTTCAACTACAACTGTAAGAAATGTAGCTTCAACAGAAGCCCATCCTTATGTTGCTATTGCTTCTGGAATTGCTGCATTATGGGGAGCTGCACATGGTGGAGCTAATGAAAAAGTAATGGATCAATTAAGACTAATTGGTGATGTTAAAAATGTAGATACTTATATAGCAAAAGCAAAAGACAGAAATGATCCCTTTAGACTTATGGGATTTGGTCACAGAGTTTACAAAAACAGAGATCCAAGAGCTGAAAGTTTAAAAGGTTTACAAGATCAATTAAGAGAAGAATTAAATCTTGACTCTAAACTATTAGATATTGCTGCTGCTGTTGAAGAAGCTGCTTTAAAAGATGAATATTTTATTAAACGTGGTTTATATCCAAATATTGATTTTTATTCTGGTGTTATTTTAACAGCACTTAGAATTCCACCTGAAATGTTTACTCCTATTTTTGTTATTGGAAGAACAGTTGGTTGGATTACTCAGTGGTCAGAATTAAAACAAGATCCAACAACAAAAATAGCACGTCCTAGACAATTATATACTGGTAAATAA
- a CDS encoding NADH-quinone oxidoreductase subunit H, with protein MSTASIIVIVVNILLAVVLAVGLTPVFVWWERRVAGLIQDRLGPNRCHIGGFRLGGVIQSIADMLKLVFKEDFTPSFIKYKFLFTLAPGIVFICYFLTFGVIPFADNIVLDGISHQMQALPMNIGIMWFIAFAGLSVYGIILGGYASQSKFGLLGSIRASAQVISYEAAMGLSLISMLLTYGSIHLNDMVVAQGDLLFGFIPAWGIFMQPLACIIFIVTVFAETNRAPFDLAEGESEIVAGYHTEYSAMRFGLFQVSEFAAMSGGAAIIVTIFFGGYQVPYLNTEALKEHISIILMVLMVVVPLSLVIFTGWIKKNNVWPDKNDIRFRETAILVKIFLGMAFSLFVLLAYLAFTGLSANGTSIAVTIIQVSTFLAKFFMMVLVFMWVRWTLLRIRYDQLQMLGWKILLPLSLLNIIITATVIVVGQ; from the coding sequence ATGAGTACGGCATCAATAATTGTTATTGTTGTAAATATACTATTGGCTGTTGTTTTAGCAGTGGGACTTACTCCTGTTTTTGTATGGTGGGAAAGAAGAGTTGCTGGTTTAATTCAAGACAGATTAGGACCAAATAGATGTCACATTGGTGGTTTCAGATTAGGTGGTGTTATTCAAAGTATTGCAGATATGTTAAAACTTGTTTTTAAAGAAGATTTTACACCCTCTTTTATTAAATACAAATTTTTATTCACCCTAGCACCTGGAATTGTATTTATTTGTTATTTTTTAACTTTTGGGGTTATTCCTTTTGCAGATAATATTGTACTTGATGGTATTTCACATCAAATGCAAGCATTGCCAATGAATATTGGAATTATGTGGTTTATTGCATTTGCTGGATTAAGTGTTTATGGGATTATATTAGGTGGATATGCTTCTCAAAGTAAATTTGGACTTTTAGGTTCAATAAGAGCGTCTGCTCAAGTTATATCTTATGAAGCAGCTATGGGACTTTCTCTTATTTCTATGCTTTTAACGTATGGTTCTATTCATTTAAATGATATGGTTGTAGCACAAGGGGATTTATTATTTGGATTTATTCCAGCCTGGGGTATATTTATGCAACCTTTAGCTTGTATTATATTTATTGTAACTGTATTTGCAGAAACCAATAGAGCACCCTTTGATTTAGCAGAAGGTGAATCAGAAATTGTGGCTGGTTATCATACTGAATATTCAGCTATGCGTTTTGGTTTATTTCAAGTTTCTGAATTTGCTGCTATGAGTGGTGGAGCTGCTATTATTGTTACTATATTTTTCGGTGGATATCAAGTTCCTTATTTAAATACAGAAGCATTAAAAGAGCATATTTCTATTATTCTAATGGTATTGATGGTTGTGGTTCCTCTTTCACTTGTAATATTTACAGGCTGGATTAAAAAGAATAATGTATGGCCAGATAAAAATGATATCAGATTTAGAGAAACAGCTATTTTAGTAAAAATATTTTTAGGAATGGCTTTCTCTCTTTTCGTTTTATTAGCGTATTTGGCATTTACAGGTTTAAGTGCTAATGGAACAAGTATAGCAGTCACAATTATACAAGTAAGTACATTTTTAGCTAAGTTCTTTATGATGGTACTTGTATTTATGTGGGTACGATGGACGCTATTGAGAATTAGATATGATCAATTGCAAATGCTTGGTTGGAAAATATTATTACCTTTATCTTTATTAAACATAATAATAACAGCAACCGTAATAGTAGTAGGACAGTAA
- a CDS encoding NADH-quinone oxidoreductase subunit N, with protein sequence MEDLIPFIPAITILVGALTLMFMSLNETLKTKHFLIVSSLFLIVALGNSFVPFGNLYTSRPFNHIFNDVLIFDSFSDFFHVLLIGGTLFTILIGEHYFQAKTYFKGEFFAILLFALFGMMILANANELITAYIALEIASFSVYIMVGFNTEDSKRVEAIFKYLVLGSFIGAFYLLGTVLIYGATGTTNFTQIGEFIATEGNNLDLVYIGITLLLFTFLFKIASFPFQSWVLDVYRGAPMLITAYMASVFKIAIFSLFMRVFISDFAPLQDYWDNIIYVLAVVTLIFGTWLAVTQTIIKRMLAASSIVHTGYMLMAFLSLGQNIASAYATMFYLIAYLLSAVGAFGLISHIISETKVRVTFADFKGLAHERPFLAAMMTIFLFSLAGIPSTIGFIGKFYVFTETINAGYTALTVLAIVATIVSIYYYFRLIAMMYFYPAALTCEIEGFNDKRVSTYAVAFIAALVVWGGIGSAIVFFIPVPNIDAIIDISKIAVESLFLK encoded by the coding sequence ATGGAAGATTTAATACCATTTATACCAGCAATTACTATCTTAGTTGGTGCCCTTACTTTGATGTTTATGTCTTTGAACGAAACACTAAAAACGAAACATTTTTTAATTGTTTCAAGTTTGTTTTTAATAGTTGCTCTAGGAAATTCTTTTGTTCCTTTTGGAAACTTATATACATCAAGACCTTTTAATCACATCTTTAATGATGTTTTGATTTTTGATAGTTTTTCAGATTTTTTCCACGTATTATTAATTGGGGGAACCTTATTCACTATTTTAATTGGCGAGCATTATTTCCAAGCTAAGACTTATTTTAAGGGTGAGTTTTTCGCTATTTTATTATTTGCATTATTTGGAATGATGATATTAGCAAATGCAAATGAATTAATTACTGCGTATATTGCTTTAGAAATTGCATCTTTTTCTGTTTATATTATGGTTGGATTTAATACAGAAGACTCAAAAAGAGTTGAAGCGATATTTAAATACTTAGTACTAGGTTCTTTTATTGGTGCTTTTTATCTATTAGGTACAGTATTAATTTATGGAGCAACAGGAACTACTAACTTTACTCAAATTGGTGAATTTATTGCAACAGAAGGGAATAATTTAGACCTTGTATATATTGGTATCACTTTATTATTATTTACTTTTCTCTTCAAAATTGCTTCTTTTCCTTTCCAATCTTGGGTTCTTGATGTATACAGAGGTGCACCTATGCTTATTACTGCGTATATGGCATCCGTATTTAAAATTGCCATATTCTCTTTATTTATGAGAGTTTTCATCAGTGATTTTGCACCTCTTCAAGATTATTGGGACAATATCATTTATGTACTAGCTGTAGTTACTTTAATCTTTGGTACCTGGTTAGCAGTTACTCAAACTATTATTAAAAGAATGCTTGCAGCTTCTTCTATTGTACATACAGGGTATATGTTAATGGCCTTTTTATCATTGGGACAAAATATTGCTTCTGCATATGCAACTATGTTTTATTTAATTGCTTATTTACTCTCAGCAGTAGGTGCTTTTGGTTTAATTTCTCATATTATTTCAGAAACAAAAGTAAGAGTTACTTTTGCTGATTTTAAAGGTCTTGCTCACGAGCGTCCATTTTTAGCAGCAATGATGACTATTTTCTTATTCTCACTTGCAGGAATTCCTTCAACTATTGGATTTATTGGTAAGTTTTACGTTTTTACGGAAACTATAAACGCAGGATACACAGCACTTACAGTCCTGGCTATTGTTGCAACCATTGTTTCAATATATTATTACTTTAGATTAATAGCTATGATGTACTTTTACCCAGCAGCATTAACCTGTGAAATAGAAGGTTTTAATGATAAAAGAGTTTCCACTTATGCAGTAGCTTTTATTGCTGCTTTAGTTGTTTGGGGTGGAATTGGTTCTGCTATTGTATTTTTTATTCCCGTACCAAATATTGATGCAATTATAGATATTTCAAAAATTGCAGTTGAGTCATTATTCTTAAAGTAA